In uncultured Campylobacter sp., the DNA window AAACAAAATAATTTTCGGGCAAAATCACGCGAATATGGAACTGTTTTTTGAAGGAGGCGGCGTGCATTCAGTGCTGGACGAGTATCAAAAGCGCGGCGAAATCGAGATTTTGCTGATGCCCGAATACGTCTATTGCGAGAAGTGCAAGGTGCTCGTAAGCACCAAAAACTGCCCTCACGGCGCTCATCATCACGTGCATTACCGCACGCAAAATCTAAAAGCACTGCTGCGCGCGGGGATTTTGCCACCCGCGATTTTTATGCGTAAAGAGATCTCGGCGATGATTTTAAGCGAGCTTTTTCCCGCGCGATTTTCGGATCTGCAAAAGCTCTACGACGAGCTTTTTCCAAACAGCGGGATCTTACAGAGCCACGGCGAGAGCGAGTTTTACGAGCAGCTGATGCAGCTGTATCAAACCAGCGCGCTAAAGACGTAGCGTTTGAGGGCGCAACGCAAAAAATGACGCGGGATTCATGGCGGCTAGACAGAGGGTAAAATTTTGGCATTAAAATTTACAGCGGCTAGACGTAAAGTAAAATTTCATAGTGCGAAAAGAAAGGACTGCGCGGAATTTTGTAGCATAAAGAGCGGCGAACGCAGATTTGGCGTAAAATTTTGTGGCGAAGCGGATTTAAAATTTAAGCTTTCGACGAGTGGGCTTAAATTTAAAAAGCTAGGCGGTCGCAGTAAGCCGCGGCGCATAAAACTCGGCGTGCGGCTCGACAGCTGCCCGCACACACAGAACGCTCTTCGCATCTTGAGTGGGTTTAAAATTTCCGCGTGGAGCGAGCAAAATTTTAAAATTTTTACGCAAATGAGTAGAATTTTAAAATTCCTACGTTAGTGAGCAAAATTTTGTGGCGAGCGGATAAAATTAATTTCGTGTAGGCGGACAAATTAATTCTACATGCACGAACGAAATTTAAAATTTCCTAGCACGCGCGAACGAAATTTAAAATTCTGCACGCGAGCAGATGCCCTAATTAAAATAAGCGGTAAAATTTTAAAAAGCAAAATTTAAAAGGACAATTATGGATAAAATTTTCGTTACATTTTTCGGCGCAGGGTTGCTAAGGCCCGCACCGGGCACCTGGGGCAGCATCGTAGGCTGGATAGTGGGGCTGGCGATTTTGATGCTAGCGGGCGAGGTGACGCTGTTTTTGTGCGCCGCTCTCGTCTTTTTCGTCTCGCTTAAGATCGTAAGCGATTACGAGAAGCGGACCTGCTCGCACGATAACAGCGAGATCGTCATCGACGAGGTAGTGGGGGTGTGGATTGCGATGTGCGTCGCCGCGCCCGCGGGCGAGATCTTTTCGCTGCCGCTGCGGGAGCTGATCGCGGGCTTTGAGAGCAGCAGGATATCGATCGTCGCGATGATTTTGGCGCTGCTGTTTTTCAGGGCGTTTGACATCTGCAAACCCTCGATCATCGGGCGCGTGGATCGCGACGTGCCGGGTGGGCTCGGCGTGATGCTGGATGACGTGCTGGCGGGCTTTTTCGCGGGGCTCGGGGTTTTGATAGTTATCTCTTTAGGGATCAAGCTCGGTGCCGCGGGATTGATTTTTTAAGCTTTTTTAGACGAGATCGCAGCAAACACAGTGCGATTGCGGGCGCTATCAAGCACCGAAATTTTAAAAACCGCATCTTGAGCGGGCTTATGAATTAGCGCAAATTTTAACTTCTGAGGCGCGAGCCCACTTGAAATTAAAATTTAGCGGTATTTATTCGCGCAGCCTGCAAATAAAGCAGGCGCAAAATTTTAAAATTTTGCACGAGTCGCGATAAAATTTGCGCGGTCTTAAATTTTAAATTTCGCAGCTTGCAGAATTCTACGGCATAAAAATTTAATTGCGCTGCAAGAATCAAAATTATGCCGCCTGAAATTTCGTGCGGCTAAATTTTAAAACAAAGCGGCAGGCGCAGCTCGCGCGTAAAATTTTAAAATTTATCGCTAATCGCAGGCAGTCTAGCGGGGCGCGCTATTAAATTCCAGCAATATTTATGGTTTTGTTTGTAGCATTGCCGCAAAATGCGGGTATCGACGCAAAAAATTTAAAGGAACGAAAAATGCAAAAGAGCGCGATTGAGATACGCGGCATTCCCGCCGCTGTTTGGGGGAGCCGCTCGAAAAAGGTTTATATCTACGCTCACGGGCAAGGCGGAAGCAAAGAGGATGCGGAGCTTTTGGCTTCCGTCGTTTGCAAGCAAGGCTGGCAGGTTATTAGCTTTGACCTGCCCGGGCACGGACAGAGGGGGCACGAGCCCGCTTCTTGCGATCCGCGGCGCGCTATTTTAGAATTTCGCGAAATCTTATCGTATGCAAAGAAGCGCTGGGACGAGGTCGCGCTGTTTGCCGTTAGCCTAGGGGCATGGCTCGGCCTGCAAAGCTTCCGCGACGAAAAGCTTAGCGACTGCCTCTTCCTCTCGCCGATACTTGATATGAAATACGTTATTTCAAATATTATGCGCAGGGCTGGCGTTAGCGAGGAGCGATTGAAGCAAGAGCGGATGATTTTGACCCCTGCCGGGCAACCGCTTTTTTGGGAATATTGGAGTTTTGTTTTGAATAATCCGATCACAAAATGGGAAACGCCCAGTAGAATTCTATACGCAGAAAACGACGATATGACGCCTCTTTATATCGTTAGAAATTTTGCACAGAAGTTCGACTGCGACTTAAGCGTTATGAAAAACGGAGAGCATTGGTTTCATACACCGCAGCAGCTAGATTATTTGCGTAGTTGGATCAAATCGGCGGTTGAGAATCGGCGATAAAATTCTATGAGAGATTTTAAAACTCACGCCCAAACCCGCGCCGATAAAATTCTGCGCGTCTTCAGGGTGTAAATTTCATGAATTTAAGATGATCTTGATATTTTGCTTTAATACGCTTGTTTTATAAGGCGCTTTTCGTAAATCTCAGCTCACATCGCCGTCGTGCGAGACATCTAGCTTCAAAGCGCCCATCTCATAAATTTAACCGCAATAGCATAAATCATGACCGATATAAATTGCAAACTAAAATATGATTAAAATTTAGCCGATAGGCTGTCAATACAAATACAAAAATGCCGATTTTAAAGCTAAATTTTAAAAAATGCCTATAAAGATGAATTCTTGAAATATTAGCATATTTTTGGCACGAGGTGCGAGCCGATGTACGGCTTATCGCACTTCACTAGCACTATCGCGCTTTTGCTACACGGACGCTTTACGAATCCATAGCAGTCGCGCGATTAAATTTTAAAAATTATTTGCCTATTCTAAAGCCGTTTAGCTTCATATAAGTCGTATCTTTATGAAATGCTTCGCAGCGCTCCCTGTTGCGGTTGATGTTTTCGGTTGTGAAGAAATAGCCATCACTATCTTGACGCAAGGTGATCGTCGCGCAAAAGATCATATCGTTTTTAAGTTTCGGTCCTACGCCATAGGTAAAGCTTTGATTGACTGCTAAGCTGCGTGCCAGATCGCTATCGCTAAACTGTCTGGAACCCGTCATGCTCTTTAGCTCGCGAAAATTTCCTTGATTTAAGTAGTCGCGTTGTATATCTTTAAATACGCCTTCAAGCTCGACTGCGTAGGCTTTTACTAAAACCTCGTCCTTAGCACCGCTTAATTTAGGATATATTATTTTTGCTATCACAAAGATTATAATAGCTAAAAATATTATCCCGCTTACGCCGCCGCCTACTGCCGCACCTTTTCTCATTTTCATCATTTTACTCCTTCGTCGATGTCCTTTACCAAGGCATCTATTTTTTTATTAAGCATGAAATTTTCATAGCTTTTTTGGATATAGGCTTCAAGTAGTTCGCCCGCATCCAGATGATCGCTGCCGCGAGTTAAAATCCGCCAGTCCCTACCGAAGACCTTTGCAAAGTCATCATCCAGGCTTATCGCGTATTTTTTCGTCAAAGACTTACTCGTCAGCTGAACTGAAATTTCTTTCATTTCTCGCCTAAATTATCGCCTGCCAAAATATCGTCGATCTGTTTGCTTAGATCCTCATCGCTCATCTTACGATACGCCAGATCATTTTCTAGCGT includes these proteins:
- a CDS encoding alpha/beta hydrolase, coding for MQKSAIEIRGIPAAVWGSRSKKVYIYAHGQGGSKEDAELLASVVCKQGWQVISFDLPGHGQRGHEPASCDPRRAILEFREILSYAKKRWDEVALFAVSLGAWLGLQSFRDEKLSDCLFLSPILDMKYVISNIMRRAGVSEERLKQERMILTPAGQPLFWEYWSFVLNNPITKWETPSRILYAENDDMTPLYIVRNFAQKFDCDLSVMKNGEHWFHTPQQLDYLRSWIKSAVENRR
- a CDS encoding phosphatidylglycerophosphatase A, translated to MDKIFVTFFGAGLLRPAPGTWGSIVGWIVGLAILMLAGEVTLFLCAALVFFVSLKIVSDYEKRTCSHDNSEIVIDEVVGVWIAMCVAAPAGEIFSLPLRELIAGFESSRISIVAMILALLFFRAFDICKPSIIGRVDRDVPGGLGVMLDDVLAGFFAGLGVLIVISLGIKLGAAGLIF